A stretch of Thermoanaerobacterium sp. PSU-2 DNA encodes these proteins:
- a CDS encoding ferritin family protein, which translates to MNPLEYAIKMELDGAQYYNNQAELNKDNELYNVFKEMAKDEMTHAEILKNKMNEITFELKDDRNLERAKNIFFSAKDFKNNIKDIPGQIEGYRLILDKEKESIDLYKKFLNDTNDVKESEIFKYLIKQEEEHYSIIEDIITLLNHSYEWVESAEFGIRKEEY; encoded by the coding sequence ATGAATCCTTTAGAGTATGCAATCAAAATGGAACTGGATGGTGCACAGTACTACAATAATCAAGCTGAATTGAATAAAGACAATGAACTTTACAATGTATTTAAAGAGATGGCAAAAGATGAAATGACACATGCAGAAATACTAAAAAACAAAATGAACGAAATTACATTTGAATTAAAAGATGATAGGAATTTAGAAAGGGCTAAAAATATATTTTTCAGCGCAAAAGATTTTAAAAATAACATTAAAGATATACCGGGACAGATTGAAGGATACCGGCTAATTTTAGATAAAGAAAAAGAAAGCATAGATCTCTATAAAAAGTTTTTAAACGACACCAATGATGTAAAAGAAAGTGAAATCTTCAAATACCTTATAAAGCAGGAAGAAGAGCATTATAGTATAATCGAAGACATAATAACATTGTTAAATCATTCTTATGAATGGGTCGAATCCGCCGAATTTGGTATAAGAAAAGAAGAATATTAA
- a CDS encoding type II restriction endonuclease, which yields MDSIYFDFLRMENLEEVIEEFHNTLVDTNRNYKFFVDWEKVKRHVDKYKIEFNILNTLIGNKQFDDDLRRILLSYPQVLSTIPILLAIREQKLTVIDDFNDERFNIVHYEFNKKTLTNTDIENIVEFFEKTGLKRFFLELSSRSVQDYVLGVEVGMDTNARKNRSGDAMELMLKPMIEKIASKGKSSFDILFQKKFQYLENNYNIRVNSSIKNRKADFIIIKDGNKVINVEVNFYSGTGSKPQEIVDSYIERQNELKENGFEFIWITDGVGWRGQKNQLHKGFERVNYLLNLYFVRKGLLEEILWKI from the coding sequence ATGGATTCAATCTATTTTGATTTTTTAAGAATGGAAAATTTAGAAGAAGTCATAGAAGAATTTCACAATACATTAGTTGATACAAATAGGAACTACAAATTTTTTGTGGATTGGGAGAAAGTAAAAAGACACGTTGATAAGTATAAGATTGAATTTAATATTCTAAACACATTGATAGGAAATAAACAATTTGATGACGATTTAAGGAGAATTTTGTTAAGTTATCCTCAAGTTCTTTCTACTATCCCGATTTTATTAGCAATACGAGAACAAAAGCTGACAGTTATTGATGATTTTAATGATGAACGTTTTAACATAGTTCATTATGAATTTAATAAAAAGACGTTGACAAATACAGATATTGAAAATATTGTTGAGTTCTTTGAAAAAACTGGTTTAAAGAGATTTTTCCTTGAATTATCTTCAAGAAGTGTACAAGATTACGTCTTAGGTGTCGAAGTTGGCATGGATACCAATGCACGTAAGAATAGAAGTGGAGATGCTATGGAATTGATGTTAAAGCCGATGATTGAAAAAATAGCATCTAAGGGAAAAAGTTCTTTTGATATATTGTTTCAAAAAAAGTTTCAGTACTTAGAAAATAATTATAATATACGTGTAAATTCTTCAATTAAGAACAGAAAAGCTGATTTTATCATAATAAAAGATGGAAATAAAGTTATAAATGTAGAAGTCAATTTTTATTCAGGGACAGGCTCAAAACCTCAAGAAATAGTTGATTCATATATAGAAAGGCAAAATGAGCTGAAAGAAAATGGCTTTGAATTCATCTGGATAACTGATGGGGTTGGCTGGAGAGGTCAAAAAAATCAATTGCATAAAGGTTTTGAACGAGTTAATTACCTATTAAATCTATATTTTGTTCGGAAAGGATTGTTGGAGGAAATTTTATGGAAAATATAA
- a CDS encoding GNAT family protein, whose protein sequence is MYYKKLIGEKCYLSPMNVDDYEKYVEWINDMEVAAGMIFASQIVTKEREKELVEGLSKDYNFAIVDTKRDELIGNIGFPKIDYINGVAEVGLFIGNKEYWSKGYGQDALKLALDFGFNILNMHNIYLRVYSYNKLAISCYKKVGFKEAGRIRGAKKIAGERYDEIIMDILEDEYESVYIKKIVSQKNF, encoded by the coding sequence TTGTATTATAAGAAATTAATAGGAGAAAAATGTTATCTATCGCCGATGAATGTGGATGACTACGAGAAATATGTAGAGTGGATTAATGACATGGAAGTTGCAGCGGGAATGATTTTCGCATCACAGATCGTTACTAAAGAAAGAGAAAAAGAACTCGTGGAAGGCCTTTCTAAAGATTACAATTTTGCCATAGTAGATACTAAGCGAGATGAGCTTATAGGCAATATCGGATTTCCTAAAATAGATTATATAAATGGAGTTGCTGAAGTAGGATTATTTATTGGCAATAAAGAATATTGGAGCAAAGGTTATGGTCAAGATGCGCTTAAACTGGCACTTGATTTTGGATTCAATATCCTCAATATGCACAATATTTATTTAAGAGTTTACTCTTACAATAAACTGGCCATATCTTGCTACAAAAAAGTTGGCTTCAAGGAGGCAGGAAGGATAAGAGGAGCGAAAAAAATTGCAGGTGAAAGGTATGATGAGATAATCATGGACATTTTGGAAGACGAATATGAATCAGTCTATATCAAAAAAATCGTAAGCCAAAAAAATTTTTAA
- a CDS encoding LytS/YhcK type 5TM receptor domain-containing protein, whose translation MLNLLILLAERFSMIGLLAFILSKANFFKKVISNNVSYKDLSILITIFSLIGIIGTYVGIPINGAIANSRVVGPMIAGLLGGPFIGLIVGFIAGFHRFLIGGFTALACGISTTAEGLIGGIIKKYYKNTVDWKIAFLAGIIGETLQMVLILAISRPFASALSLVKVIGIPMILVNSTGIAVFMLIIKSVFDEIDTIQSRQAKIILDITSKTIPYIRNGLNSDTAKIVSEIIYEAIDVDAVAITDMKTILASVGLDEADENCHLFKKSEVNAFRFKKVYVENSKKGLCLLSSVTAPLYCYDELVGALKIFRKNKFVNSTDIEVAKGLSNLISNQLEIADAENQKRIADEMKFNALQSQINPHFLFNALNTVISFIQYNPDGASRLLITLSEYLRNNLRHAGKWITVGKEIENIDDYLFIEKARFGEKINVVKDIDGDILNMYIPALLIQPIVENAVKHGILPKDNGGTVIIRAKNNKDFIRFSVEDDGEGMDNQMRLKILNGESGNNAGIGLHNVYERVKSIYKGAFFKIDSKKGYGTKVSFDFPKFYDGKKEEFSGGFKVSNSGR comes from the coding sequence ATGTTAAACCTGCTTATTTTGTTGGCCGAAAGATTCAGCATGATAGGACTTTTGGCTTTTATCTTGTCAAAAGCAAACTTCTTTAAGAAGGTTATAAGCAATAATGTAAGTTATAAAGACCTATCTATACTGATAACTATATTCAGCTTAATAGGCATCATAGGAACGTATGTAGGCATTCCTATAAATGGTGCTATTGCCAATTCGAGGGTAGTAGGACCTATGATAGCAGGACTTTTAGGTGGACCTTTTATCGGGCTTATTGTTGGATTTATAGCTGGGTTTCACAGATTTTTAATAGGCGGATTTACGGCTTTAGCGTGTGGAATATCGACAACGGCGGAAGGACTTATAGGCGGCATCATAAAGAAATACTATAAAAATACGGTTGACTGGAAAATAGCATTTTTAGCAGGCATAATTGGTGAAACATTGCAGATGGTATTGATCCTTGCCATATCGAGACCTTTTGCCAGTGCACTATCGCTGGTAAAGGTGATTGGCATACCTATGATATTGGTCAATTCAACTGGGATTGCCGTGTTTATGCTGATCATCAAATCAGTATTTGACGAGATTGACACGATACAGTCAAGGCAAGCCAAGATAATCCTTGATATTACGTCTAAAACAATACCGTATATTAGAAATGGGTTAAATAGTGATACGGCAAAAATTGTTTCCGAGATCATATATGAGGCGATTGATGTAGATGCTGTCGCCATAACTGATATGAAGACGATTTTGGCATCTGTAGGATTAGATGAAGCGGATGAAAATTGTCATCTATTTAAAAAGTCTGAAGTGAATGCATTTAGGTTTAAAAAGGTCTATGTGGAAAACAGCAAAAAAGGTTTGTGCCTTTTATCGTCTGTGACAGCACCATTGTACTGTTACGATGAATTAGTAGGTGCGCTTAAAATTTTTCGAAAGAATAAGTTTGTAAACAGCACAGATATAGAAGTCGCAAAAGGACTAAGCAATTTGATTTCGAATCAGCTTGAAATCGCTGATGCAGAAAACCAAAAAAGAATTGCCGACGAAATGAAGTTTAATGCACTGCAATCACAGATAAATCCTCATTTCCTGTTTAATGCGCTTAATACTGTCATTTCATTTATACAGTATAATCCCGATGGCGCCAGTAGGCTTCTTATCACATTGAGCGAATATTTAAGAAACAATCTAAGACATGCGGGGAAATGGATAACTGTAGGCAAGGAAATCGAAAATATCGATGACTATTTGTTTATAGAAAAAGCTCGCTTTGGCGAAAAGATAAATGTGGTCAAGGATATTGATGGCGATATTCTAAACATGTACATCCCTGCTTTGTTGATACAGCCTATTGTGGAAAATGCTGTGAAACACGGCATTCTTCCAAAAGACAATGGTGGCACAGTAATAATAAGGGCCAAAAACAACAAGGATTTTATCAGGTTTTCTGTGGAAGACGACGGAGAGGGAATGGATAATCAGATGCGTTTAAAGATTTTAAACGGTGAGTCGGGAAACAATGCAGGTATAGGCCTTCACAATGTGTATGAAAGAGTTAAAAGCATATATAAAGGTGCTTTCTTTAAGATAGATAGCAAAAAAGGATACGGTACAAAAGTTTCATTTGACTTTCCAAAGTTTTACGATGGGAAAAAGGAGGAATTTTCTGGTGGTTTTAAGGTCTCTAATAGTGGACGATGA
- a CDS encoding DNA methyltransferase, translating to MENINFKKEITTVWSFPERGDWATHNGKYRGNFAPQVPRNVILRYSKENDVVLDPMVGSGTTLVEAKLLNRKGIGFDINPDAVKIAKRNIDFGDIKGNKYKFEPAVEVGDIRDLKKIDDGSIDLVVTHPPYLNIIKYSNGDIDGDLSNISGVKKFLNELEKGVLELFRVLKNNGYCAILIGDTRKSGHYVPLAFYVMQLFLKNGFILKEDIIKVQHNCKSTPYWESQVEKYNFYLIMHEHLFVFRKPEDGEDLSRVKYSMWQGSI from the coding sequence ATGGAAAATATAAATTTCAAAAAAGAAATAACAACTGTTTGGTCATTCCCAGAAAGAGGAGATTGGGCAACACATAATGGAAAATACAGAGGGAATTTTGCACCGCAAGTTCCAAGAAATGTAATACTTCGCTATTCAAAAGAAAACGATGTTGTTTTAGATCCCATGGTTGGAAGTGGTACTACTTTGGTAGAGGCAAAACTACTAAATAGGAAGGGTATCGGCTTTGATATCAATCCTGATGCGGTGAAAATAGCAAAGCGAAACATTGATTTTGGTGATATTAAAGGAAATAAATACAAGTTTGAACCTGCTGTAGAAGTAGGAGATATTAGAGACCTTAAAAAAATCGATGACGGCAGTATTGATTTAGTTGTAACGCATCCTCCATATCTAAATATTATAAAATATTCAAACGGTGATATAGATGGTGATTTATCAAACATTTCAGGAGTAAAGAAGTTTTTAAATGAGTTGGAAAAAGGTGTTTTAGAGCTTTTCAGGGTTTTAAAAAATAATGGGTATTGTGCGATATTGATAGGCGATACAAGAAAAAGCGGCCATTATGTTCCGCTGGCTTTTTATGTGATGCAACTTTTTCTAAAAAATGGCTTTATATTGAAGGAAGATATTATAAAAGTACAACATAATTGTAAATCAACACCATATTGGGAAAGTCAGGTGGAAAAATATAATTTTTATTTAATAATGCATGAGCATTTATTTGTATTTAGGAAGCCTGAAGATGGAGAAGACTTAAGTAGAGTAAAATATAGCATGTGGCAAGGAAGCATATAG
- a CDS encoding carbon starvation protein A, whose amino-acid sequence MSAIVLVIAAACIFALAYRFYGAFIASKVLVLDETKKTPAYELENGYDYVPTNKWVLFGHHFAAIAGAGPLVGPVLAAQFGYLPGALWILIGAVLAGAVHDMVILFASVRHEGKSLAEIARAEVGKFSGFAATMAVIFILLITVAGLAIVVVNSLFNSSWGTFTVGATIPIALFMAIYMRWIRPNKVSEATIIGVALMILSVVSGPAIQHSALAPYLTFNQHQMTIIIAIYGLVAAVLPVWLLLTPRDYLSTYMKIGVITLLAVGVIFVNPLIRMPLTTKFIHGGGPIIPGKVWPYVFITIACGALSGFHSLIATGTTPKMIKSEKDILPIGYGAMLVEGFVSIMALIAATSLHPGDYFAINVPPQIFAHLGMNTVDLPALSKAVGETLAGRTGGAVTLGVGMSYIFSSIPGFKELMSYLYHFSILFEALFILTTVDAGTRIGRYVLQEAGGYIYKPLKNKNWWPGIIITSVVFTSAWGYLVYNGSISTIWPLFGTSNQLLASIALAIGTTMLLKRGKAKYVAITAVPFAFMIVTTVTAAYLNIVTNYLPSGNTVLIVFSIIILLLAVAISIDCVVKWIKIYREMHSQDVAANLETSN is encoded by the coding sequence ATGAGTGCTATTGTATTAGTCATTGCTGCTGCATGTATATTTGCATTAGCATACCGTTTTTACGGCGCATTTATAGCATCAAAAGTTTTAGTTTTGGACGAGACGAAAAAGACCCCTGCTTATGAGTTGGAAAATGGTTACGACTATGTACCTACAAATAAATGGGTGCTTTTTGGACATCATTTTGCAGCTATAGCAGGGGCAGGTCCATTGGTAGGCCCGGTTCTTGCTGCACAATTTGGTTACTTGCCTGGAGCACTTTGGATATTGATAGGCGCAGTTTTGGCAGGCGCAGTGCATGACATGGTCATTTTGTTTGCATCTGTACGTCATGAAGGTAAATCACTGGCAGAAATTGCAAGAGCGGAAGTTGGCAAATTTTCAGGGTTTGCTGCAACGATGGCTGTGATATTTATCTTGCTTATTACCGTCGCAGGACTTGCAATCGTTGTCGTGAATTCTCTTTTTAATAGCTCATGGGGAACTTTTACCGTAGGTGCTACAATACCTATCGCATTATTTATGGCTATCTACATGAGATGGATAAGACCTAATAAAGTGTCTGAAGCTACCATAATCGGTGTGGCGCTAATGATACTGTCAGTTGTATCCGGTCCTGCAATCCAGCATTCAGCATTGGCACCATATCTTACATTCAATCAACACCAGATGACGATTATCATAGCTATATACGGACTTGTGGCTGCAGTTTTGCCAGTATGGCTGCTTTTGACACCGAGGGATTATCTTAGCACTTATATGAAGATCGGCGTTATAACATTGTTAGCTGTGGGAGTTATATTTGTAAACCCATTGATAAGAATGCCTTTAACCACGAAATTCATTCATGGTGGTGGACCTATAATACCCGGTAAAGTATGGCCTTATGTGTTTATAACTATTGCATGTGGTGCACTGTCAGGATTCCATTCTCTCATAGCTACAGGTACAACGCCTAAGATGATTAAAAGTGAAAAAGACATTTTGCCTATAGGATATGGGGCGATGCTTGTAGAAGGGTTTGTATCTATAATGGCGCTTATTGCTGCTACCAGCTTGCATCCTGGTGATTATTTTGCAATAAATGTACCGCCACAAATCTTTGCCCATCTCGGAATGAATACTGTTGATCTTCCTGCACTTTCAAAAGCTGTGGGAGAAACTTTGGCAGGAAGGACTGGTGGTGCAGTTACTTTAGGCGTAGGCATGTCTTACATTTTCTCATCGATACCAGGTTTTAAAGAATTAATGTCGTATTTGTATCATTTCTCAATACTATTTGAAGCATTGTTTATACTGACGACAGTCGATGCAGGTACAAGAATCGGAAGGTACGTTTTGCAAGAAGCTGGTGGATATATCTACAAGCCATTAAAAAATAAGAATTGGTGGCCAGGTATCATAATCACAAGCGTTGTATTTACATCTGCGTGGGGTTATTTGGTGTACAATGGCAGTATATCTACCATATGGCCTTTATTTGGTACATCGAATCAGCTTTTGGCATCAATTGCATTAGCAATCGGGACGACGATGCTTTTAAAGAGAGGGAAGGCAAAGTATGTTGCCATAACAGCAGTGCCATTTGCATTCATGATAGTTACGACAGTTACGGCAGCATATCTAAATATTGTGACAAACTACCTGCCATCAGGCAATACAGTTTTAATAGTTTTTTCGATAATAATTTTGCTATTAGCTGTAGCTATAAGCATCGATTGTGTGGTAAAGTGGATTAAGATATACAGGGAAATGCATTCTCAAGATGTGGCTGCAAATTTAGAAACATCTAATTAA
- a CDS encoding Uma2 family endonuclease, translated as MSKIIKNNYTEEDYENWPEDERVELIDGQIYVMAPPSRVHQEVSMQLSVLIYNYIASNGVKCKVYSAPFDVRLKDKNNKVSRVQPDISIVCDEKKLNDKGCDGAPDMIIEIASPSSLSRDYVVKVNLYQSSGVKEYWIVNPHKKSIIVFRMNQNDEYSDVEQYSFDDIIKVGIFEDLKIDFKNILM; from the coding sequence ATGAGTAAAATAATAAAAAATAATTATACAGAAGAAGATTATGAAAACTGGCCGGAAGATGAAAGAGTTGAATTGATTGATGGACAGATATATGTGATGGCTCCACCATCAAGGGTACATCAAGAAGTTTCAATGCAATTGTCAGTTTTAATATATAATTATATTGCTTCAAATGGGGTAAAATGCAAAGTTTATTCTGCGCCCTTTGACGTCCGGCTAAAAGATAAAAATAATAAGGTAAGCAGAGTACAACCTGATATATCTATTGTATGCGATGAGAAAAAGTTAAATGATAAAGGATGTGATGGCGCTCCGGATATGATAATAGAGATAGCCTCACCATCTTCTTTGTCAAGAGATTACGTTGTAAAAGTGAATTTATATCAAAGCTCAGGTGTAAAGGAATACTGGATTGTGAATCCACATAAAAAAAGCATTATAGTTTTTAGAATGAATCAGAATGATGAATACAGTGATGTAGAGCAATACAGCTTTGACGATATTATTAAAGTCGGCATATTTGAAGATTTAAAGATAGATTTTAAAAACATATTGATGTAA
- a CDS encoding LytTR family DNA-binding domain-containing protein, with translation MVLRSLIVDDEIPAIEGLKHLLEDYKNTLEVVGTATNGTEAFEKIISLKPDVVFLDIDIPKINGINVASNISSLEKVPLVIFVTAYDSYAVDAFEIGAVDYLLKPINPCRLSKTINKIAGMIDKPDQWKNYIDNEAKFFEKQFNKLPVEKFGRIRLIDFDEIVYAEAMEGKVLIKTKNDIFEYNDTMKNLESRLKEPLFLRVQKSFIVNLNNVAEILPWFKGTYWLTMNDDKKTKISVGKNKIKELKAILGLSRN, from the coding sequence GTGGTTTTAAGGTCTCTAATAGTGGACGATGAAATTCCTGCAATAGAAGGATTAAAACATCTTTTAGAGGATTATAAGAATACTTTAGAAGTCGTAGGGACAGCTACAAACGGTACAGAGGCGTTTGAAAAGATTATAAGTTTAAAACCTGATGTGGTCTTTTTAGATATAGACATACCAAAGATAAATGGCATCAATGTTGCAAGCAATATATCATCACTTGAGAAGGTGCCATTAGTCATATTTGTCACAGCGTACGATAGCTATGCGGTAGATGCATTTGAGATTGGTGCTGTTGACTATCTTTTAAAACCCATAAATCCATGCAGATTAAGTAAAACCATCAATAAAATAGCCGGGATGATAGATAAACCGGATCAATGGAAAAACTATATAGACAACGAGGCGAAATTCTTTGAAAAGCAATTTAATAAGTTGCCTGTTGAGAAGTTTGGCAGGATAAGGCTTATAGATTTTGATGAAATCGTGTATGCAGAAGCGATGGAAGGTAAAGTCTTAATAAAAACCAAAAACGACATATTTGAATACAACGATACCATGAAGAATTTAGAGAGCCGACTTAAAGAGCCATTATTCTTAAGGGTGCAAAAAAGCTTCATAGTTAATTTGAATAACGTTGCAGAGATACTGCCGTGGTTTAAAGGGACTTATTGGCTTACAATGAATGACGATAAAAAAACTAAAATTTCTGTCGGCAAAAATAAGATAAAGGAACTTAAAGCGATATTAGGCCTTAGCAGAAATTAG
- a CDS encoding GerAB/ArcD/ProY family transporter: protein MKSVTIKELFSTMFLFEIGNTILFAHGISAKQDSWIAVLLAMISAIPLLYLYIFLYNTYKVNLTEILKISFGKIIGKMISIIYMFYFFYMAARVTRDYLELSTGSIFPLSPIKFIAIFLIIVTIYFLLFDISVTLKVASMLLPFFLSLVSVVFIFAFTIPGYSFSKIFPVFAGGIMPILKAAYPRILTFPFGEMFVFMMVFPELKCEKDLFKYSSLVYLITGILLAFNDINMISAIGVKEASRVNFPFYTVTRLITLGFFRNLDSLYIALMIIGNLIKIIIFAFAGLKACQSVFEIKEYKFLLIPIGAIIYALSIVTAESYFVQVPIELPIMALYVHIPLQIIIPILLLIIYFLKRHKLHS, encoded by the coding sequence ATGAAAAGCGTAACGATTAAGGAACTTTTTTCAACCATGTTTTTATTTGAAATAGGAAATACTATTTTATTTGCACATGGAATATCAGCAAAGCAAGATTCATGGATAGCGGTTTTGCTGGCAATGATCTCAGCCATACCGCTTTTGTATTTGTATATCTTTTTATACAACACATACAAGGTCAATCTAACTGAAATATTGAAAATAAGCTTTGGAAAGATCATTGGAAAAATGATATCAATAATCTACATGTTTTACTTTTTTTACATGGCGGCTCGCGTTACGAGGGATTATTTAGAGCTAAGCACAGGCAGTATTTTTCCTTTATCACCTATTAAATTTATAGCTATATTCTTGATAATTGTAACAATATATTTTTTGTTGTTTGACATAAGCGTAACATTAAAAGTAGCCAGCATGTTGCTGCCTTTTTTTCTATCCTTAGTATCAGTGGTTTTTATCTTTGCTTTTACCATACCAGGTTATAGCTTCAGTAAGATCTTTCCGGTATTTGCAGGTGGAATAATGCCTATATTAAAAGCAGCATACCCACGTATACTTACTTTTCCTTTTGGCGAGATGTTCGTCTTTATGATGGTATTTCCAGAATTAAAATGCGAGAAAGATTTATTCAAGTACTCTTCTCTTGTTTATTTGATTACTGGAATTTTACTTGCATTCAATGATATAAACATGATATCTGCGATAGGCGTCAAAGAAGCATCCAGAGTAAATTTCCCATTTTACACTGTAACGCGACTTATTACATTAGGCTTTTTTAGAAATTTGGATTCTTTATACATAGCCCTTATGATAATAGGCAATTTAATCAAGATAATCATTTTTGCCTTTGCCGGTTTAAAAGCATGTCAATCCGTTTTTGAGATTAAAGAATATAAATTTTTGCTTATACCCATTGGTGCAATCATATATGCCTTGTCAATTGTCACAGCAGAATCGTATTTTGTTCAAGTACCCATAGAGCTACCTATAATGGCCCTTTACGTTCATATTCCATTGCAAATAATAATACCTATTCTTTTATTGATAATTTATTTTCTAAAAAGGCATAAACTTCATTCTTAA
- a CDS encoding Dam family site-specific DNA-(adenine-N6)-methyltransferase, whose translation MNEQVLINGFEDKKYSKISAKPFLKWAGGKTQLLNELNSRLPLQIMQKHEIESYIEPFVGGGAFFFFLKNNYNVKETFLIDSNKELIVGYKAIQNNVEDLIFELEDIESRYLKLSDEERKEFYYNVREEYNTQKDTFNYFMYNSDWIKRASYLIFLNKTCFNGLYRLNKNGDFNVPFGKYSKPKICDKENLYEVNKALINTEIICADFEESKKFIKKGSLVYLDPPYRPLSSTSNFTSYNELGFDDGDQVRLSEYFKEMDKKGAYLILSNSDPKNIDKDDDFFDKLYEEFIIERVSAKRYINSKGNGRGPINELIIRNYK comes from the coding sequence ATGAATGAGCAAGTTTTGATAAATGGTTTTGAAGATAAAAAATACTCAAAAATTAGCGCAAAACCTTTTTTAAAATGGGCTGGAGGCAAAACTCAACTTTTAAATGAGCTAAATAGCAGATTGCCATTACAAATAATGCAGAAACACGAGATAGAAAGTTATATTGAACCCTTTGTAGGTGGAGGAGCCTTTTTCTTTTTTTTAAAAAATAATTATAACGTAAAAGAAACTTTTTTGATAGATTCGAATAAAGAGTTAATTGTAGGATATAAAGCCATACAAAATAATGTAGAAGATTTAATATTCGAATTAGAAGATATCGAAAGTAGATATTTAAAATTATCAGATGAGGAAAGAAAAGAATTTTATTACAATGTTAGAGAAGAGTATAACACTCAAAAAGATACATTTAATTATTTTATGTATAATTCTGACTGGATAAAAAGAGCTTCTTACTTGATTTTTTTAAACAAGACATGTTTTAATGGTTTATATAGATTAAACAAAAATGGAGATTTTAATGTACCATTTGGCAAATATAGTAAACCTAAAATCTGTGATAAAGAAAATTTATATGAGGTTAATAAAGCATTAATAAATACGGAGATTATATGTGCAGATTTTGAAGAATCGAAAAAGTTTATAAAGAAAGGCAGCCTTGTATACCTCGATCCGCCATATCGCCCACTAAGTTCGACTTCTAATTTTACATCATACAATGAATTGGGATTTGATGATGGCGATCAAGTTAGGTTGTCTGAGTACTTTAAAGAGATGGATAAAAAAGGAGCTTATTTAATATTAAGCAATTCAGATCCTAAAAACATTGATAAAGATGATGATTTTTTTGATAAATTGTATGAAGAATTTATTATAGAGAGAGTCAGTGCCAAAAGATACATTAATAGCAAAGGTAATGGGCGGGGGCCAATTAATGAACTTATAATTAGAAATTATAAATAA
- a CDS encoding lantibiotic protection ABC transporter ATP-binding protein — translation MMEYILETRNLKKSYGKHLVVNDISLKVPKGSIYGLLGPNGAGKSTTLKMLTGLLHPTSGEIFVFGERWRREHLDKIGALIESPALYGNLTAYENLLVHARLIGIADERIKEVLEIVGLNDAGKKLVSQFSTGMKQRLGIAIALLGNPDLLILDEPSNGLDPIGIQNLRELIKSFQKMGITVILSSHILTEVSKLVDTIGIISNGKLKYQGTIDEKQDIEQLFFNVVRGEKND, via the coding sequence ATTATGGAATATATACTTGAAACGAGAAATTTAAAAAAGTCTTATGGGAAACACTTAGTTGTAAATGACATTTCATTAAAAGTTCCTAAAGGATCTATATACGGACTTCTTGGACCTAATGGTGCTGGTAAATCTACTACATTAAAGATGTTAACTGGTTTACTTCATCCAACATCAGGTGAAATATTTGTATTTGGAGAGAGGTGGCGAAGAGAGCATCTTGATAAAATTGGTGCACTTATTGAGTCGCCTGCTCTATATGGGAATTTGACGGCGTATGAGAATCTTTTAGTTCACGCAAGATTAATTGGAATTGCTGATGAGAGGATTAAAGAAGTTCTAGAAATTGTAGGCTTAAATGATGCAGGCAAAAAACTCGTATCACAATTTTCTACAGGCATGAAACAGAGATTAGGTATTGCCATTGCTTTATTAGGAAATCCTGATTTGTTAATACTTGATGAGCCATCCAATGGTTTAGATCCTATAGGTATACAGAATCTTCGAGAATTAATAAAGTCTTTTCAGAAAATGGGGATTACAGTAATATTGTCAAGTCATATATTAACAGAAGTTTCAAAGCTTGTTGATACAATAGGTATTATAAGTAATGGCAAGCTTAAATATCAAGGAACAATAGACGAAAAGCAAGACATTGAACAGTTATTTTTTAATGTAGTGAGAGGTGAAAAAAATGATTAA